One Effusibacillus lacus genomic region harbors:
- a CDS encoding branched-chain amino acid ABC transporter permease: protein MNTLAASKSTVPILLLILLLLISLLIPWLTSNTYFLHILILIFIWTIAVSGMNIIAGFTGQLSLAQAGFFGIGAYTYGLLMSKANLAYLPSLFIAILLTGIIGAAAGVVSLRTKGHYFSIFSLCVGVIILLVIEKWESLTEGVRGLLGIPIPKIGSFEFASVESQYYLILFFLVFAMFLNHRIVNSLVGRTFVSIRNSEELAEALGINVMRNKLLAFVHSTVLAGLAGALYAGYIRFLGPEVASVEHTFEMLLYLLVGGIGTLWGPLVGTALVTVLMQLLQSWQEYRMVIFGPLLVLLVMYLPYGIIGAFIRQRMKRQAGKAIQETDENMQKGTKNRKMSGGGLDA, encoded by the coding sequence ATGAATACGTTGGCGGCCTCCAAAAGTACAGTGCCGATACTTCTTCTTATATTGCTTCTCCTTATATCGCTGCTGATTCCATGGCTGACTTCCAATACGTACTTCCTGCATATCCTGATCTTGATATTTATCTGGACCATTGCAGTCAGCGGTATGAATATCATAGCAGGTTTCACCGGACAGTTGTCACTGGCACAGGCAGGATTCTTCGGAATCGGAGCTTATACCTACGGGTTGTTGATGTCTAAAGCGAATCTGGCATATCTTCCGTCGCTTTTCATTGCTATTTTGTTGACAGGCATCATCGGTGCAGCTGCAGGGGTCGTATCACTGCGGACAAAGGGTCATTACTTCTCGATTTTTTCCCTTTGTGTGGGCGTGATCATTCTGTTGGTGATTGAAAAATGGGAGTCTCTGACGGAAGGGGTTCGCGGTCTCCTGGGGATTCCGATTCCCAAGATTGGTTCTTTTGAATTTGCCAGTGTGGAATCTCAATATTACCTGATCCTGTTCTTTCTGGTTTTTGCCATGTTTCTGAATCACAGAATCGTAAATTCATTGGTTGGCAGAACATTTGTGTCCATACGCAACAGTGAAGAGCTGGCAGAGGCACTAGGCATAAATGTAATGCGCAACAAGCTCCTGGCTTTCGTTCATTCCACTGTTCTGGCAGGCTTGGCAGGGGCGTTGTACGCCGGATACATCCGGTTCCTGGGACCTGAAGTGGCTTCGGTCGAGCATACATTTGAGATGCTTCTTTATCTGCTGGTAGGGGGTATCGGTACTCTTTGGGGACCGTTGGTGGGCACGGCACTGGTTACCGTCCTGATGCAATTGCTGCAATCCTGGCAGGAGTATCGAATGGTCATCTTTGGACCCCTGCTGGTCTTGCTGGTCATGTACCTTCCATATGGAATCATTGGGGCATTCATTCGGCAGCGGATGAAACGACAGGCAGGCAAGGCGATCCAGGAAACCGACGAAAACATGCAGAAGGGGACGAAGAACCGGAAGATGTCGGGGGGTGGACTGGATGCTTAA
- a CDS encoding ABC transporter ATP-binding protein has translation MLKAEQVTKRFGGNTAVNAVDFTINEGEITAIIGPNGAGKTTFFNLICGYFQPTSGRLTFEGQDVTRKRSHQMAKLGVARTFQTTKLFEQATVLDNLIVGHRLRTKSGLWDAVMRTRRYKKEEHKCREKALQVLDLVGVLPLADRPVASISQEAQKRVAIALALATDPKLILLDEPAAGINADETSGLADLILKLKSSGYTVCIIEHKMQMIMKLADRIMVLNQGAKIAEGTPQEISQNETVIEAYLGGAYHA, from the coding sequence ATGCTTAAAGCCGAACAGGTAACAAAGCGCTTTGGTGGAAATACGGCTGTCAATGCAGTCGACTTCACAATCAACGAAGGGGAAATCACAGCGATAATCGGACCCAACGGGGCGGGGAAAACCACTTTTTTCAACCTGATCTGCGGGTATTTCCAACCCACGTCGGGCCGCTTAACCTTTGAGGGTCAGGATGTTACAAGGAAACGTTCCCATCAAATGGCGAAACTCGGCGTGGCACGCACCTTTCAAACCACCAAACTGTTTGAACAAGCAACAGTCCTTGACAATTTGATTGTTGGGCACAGGCTTCGGACCAAGAGCGGATTGTGGGATGCCGTAATGAGAACCCGGCGGTACAAAAAAGAAGAGCACAAGTGCAGGGAGAAAGCGCTGCAGGTGCTTGATCTGGTGGGAGTGCTCCCGTTGGCTGACCGGCCGGTGGCAAGCATTTCGCAAGAAGCCCAAAAGAGAGTGGCTATTGCACTGGCGCTGGCTACAGACCCGAAGTTGATTTTGCTGGACGAACCTGCAGCCGGCATCAATGCGGACGAAACCAGCGGCTTGGCCGATCTGATCCTGAAATTGAAGAGTTCGGGATATACGGTCTGTATTATTGAACACAAAATGCAGATGATCATGAAGTTGGCCGACCGTATTATGGTACTCAATCAAGGCGCCAAAATAGCCGAAGGCACACCACAGGAAATCAGCCAGAACGAAACGGTGATCGAAGCCTATTTGGGAGGGGCCTATCATGCTTAA
- a CDS encoding ABC transporter ATP-binding protein: MLKLSDLSVKYGSYTALHSIDLKVNQGELVVLLGANGAGKSTIFKTISGLLKPVAGQVEFMGQPIGGMPPDRIVKAGIAQCPEGRKLFADMPVLKNLILGGYVHRKDKAGVEAILEWVYELFPILYDKRNDTAGSLSGGQQQMVAIAKALMAKPKLLLLDEPSVGLAPLVVEQMFETIAEINRNGTSILLAEQNAYAALQIAHRGYVIENGRIVLEGTTDMLNDNEEVRRAYIGA, from the coding sequence ATGCTTAAATTATCAGACTTATCAGTCAAGTATGGAAGCTACACCGCACTTCATTCCATCGATCTGAAAGTGAACCAGGGGGAACTTGTGGTTTTGTTGGGGGCCAACGGTGCGGGAAAGAGCACCATTTTCAAGACGATCAGCGGCCTTCTCAAACCTGTTGCCGGCCAGGTCGAATTCATGGGTCAACCAATTGGCGGCATGCCTCCCGACCGGATCGTGAAAGCGGGCATTGCCCAATGTCCGGAAGGAAGAAAACTGTTTGCGGATATGCCTGTACTGAAGAATTTGATTCTGGGTGGCTACGTACACCGGAAGGACAAAGCGGGGGTGGAAGCTATCTTAGAGTGGGTCTATGAGCTGTTTCCCATCCTTTATGACAAGCGCAATGACACGGCAGGCTCGTTAAGCGGCGGACAGCAGCAGATGGTGGCCATTGCAAAGGCTTTGATGGCAAAACCGAAGCTGCTTCTTTTGGATGAGCCCTCCGTCGGCTTGGCTCCTCTGGTTGTTGAACAAATGTTTGAAACGATTGCCGAAATCAACCGGAACGGGACCAGCATTCTGCTGGCGGAACAAAATGCATACGCCGCATTGCAGATTGCTCATCGGGGATATGTGATCGAGAATGGGCGGATTGTGCTGGAAGGCACAACCGATATGTTGAATGACAATGAGGAGGTGAGACGGGCGTACATTGGCGCTTAA
- a CDS encoding ABC transporter substrate-binding protein codes for MQRKWKSLLATSAAAFLLFLTACGSQPSSGGGGGSAGGGQGKVVNIGWSGPQSGGAALYGKNTLDGLEMAVNDINAAGGIKVGNDRVTLKLVALDDKYLPNETATNARRLKTESKATIIFTPHSGGTFAMQQFNVQEKFLVAAYTSEPKVTEVKNPLTVRIPPRYDIYPKTFSEEMIKRFGKKAALVPGTHQYAKDWSVLFKKVWTGLGGEIVAENPVDYNKESDFAPAITKALAGKPDVLFVGGASQPTALVIKTAREQGFKGGVIMMDQAKVEEVGPILKDPKMMEGVIGVAPASEYPTEGTKKFVEAYKKKFGADKIPTSETAYHYMAMHVFAKAMELAGTTDDPAAIRAKIDDACKQLTDNEIPSLAKGLSEDGALNTAPRATTMKDGKFVELPLPTQP; via the coding sequence ATGCAACGCAAGTGGAAATCGCTTCTGGCGACGTCAGCAGCAGCTTTCCTGTTGTTCCTGACTGCGTGCGGCAGCCAGCCATCCTCCGGTGGCGGAGGAGGAAGTGCAGGCGGAGGCCAGGGCAAAGTGGTCAATATCGGGTGGTCCGGCCCACAAAGCGGGGGGGCGGCGCTCTATGGCAAGAACACTCTGGACGGTCTTGAAATGGCTGTGAATGACATCAATGCTGCCGGCGGGATCAAGGTGGGGAATGACAGGGTAACTTTGAAACTGGTGGCGCTGGACGACAAATACCTGCCAAACGAAACTGCCACCAATGCCCGCCGTCTGAAGACGGAAAGCAAAGCGACGATTATCTTTACTCCGCATTCGGGCGGAACGTTTGCCATGCAGCAATTCAATGTCCAGGAAAAATTCCTGGTTGCCGCATACACCAGTGAACCTAAAGTGACAGAAGTCAAGAACCCGCTTACCGTTCGGATTCCTCCACGATATGATATTTATCCGAAGACCTTCTCCGAAGAGATGATCAAGCGGTTCGGCAAGAAAGCGGCGCTGGTTCCCGGAACCCACCAATACGCAAAGGACTGGTCGGTTCTGTTCAAGAAGGTATGGACGGGTCTTGGCGGGGAGATCGTTGCCGAAAACCCGGTGGACTACAATAAGGAAAGTGACTTTGCCCCGGCCATTACCAAAGCGCTTGCTGGCAAACCGGATGTACTGTTTGTTGGGGGAGCTTCCCAACCAACTGCCCTTGTTATTAAAACAGCCCGTGAACAAGGGTTCAAGGGTGGAGTCATCATGATGGACCAGGCCAAAGTGGAAGAAGTTGGGCCGATTTTGAAAGACCCGAAAATGATGGAAGGCGTTATTGGCGTGGCGCCGGCGTCCGAATATCCGACTGAGGGAACCAAGAAATTCGTGGAGGCATATAAGAAGAAGTTCGGAGCCGACAAGATCCCCACATCGGAAACGGCATATCATTACATGGCCATGCATGTGTTTGCAAAAGCGATGGAGCTGGCCGGCACAACGGATGATCCTGCCGCTATCCGCGCCAAAATTGACGATGCATGCAAACAGCTGACTGACAATGAGATTCCCTCGCTTGCCAAAGGGCTTTCTGAGGACGGTGCCCTGAATACCGCTCCGAGAGCCACAACGATGAAAGACGGAAAGTTCGTTGAACTTCCGCTTCCCACCCAGCCATAA